In a single window of the Mustela nigripes isolate SB6536 chromosome 17, MUSNIG.SB6536, whole genome shotgun sequence genome:
- the LTBP4 gene encoding latent-transforming growth factor beta-binding protein 4 isoform X3, translating into MRRPGPSGRRPLLLVLLLPLFAATVSAASPSSNPSEAVEVAGIPGRPAGLAACRCCPGQSPRRSRCLRASCRVQSCPPEKCAGPLQCLTPVPLVVPSPSPNVRKRQVSLNWQPLTLQEARALLRRRRPRGPGGRALLRRRPPQRAPAGQTQVLCPLICHNGGVCVKPDRCLCPPDFAGKFCQLHSSGARPPAPAMPGLTRSVYTMPLANHRDDEHGVASMVSVHVEHPQEASVVVHQVERVSGSWEEADAEAVARAEAAARAEAAAPYTVLAQSAPREDSYSDASGFGYCFRELRGGECASPLPGLRTQEVCCRGAGLAWGVHDCQSCSEHLGISDRVGTPDGPCPTGFQRVNGSCQDVDECATGGRCQHGECANTHGGYTCVCPDGFLHDSSRSSCISQHVISEAKGPCFRVLRDGGCSLPILRNITKQICCCSRVGKAWGRGCQLCPPFGSEGFREICPAGPGYHYSASDLRYNTRPLSQEPPRVSLSHRAPPSTPRPPTGFLPTRRPELPPEHRPGPELPLPSIPAWSGPEIPESGSSPGVCQRNPQVCGPGRCIPRPRGYTCACDSGFRLSPQGTHCIDVDECRRVPPPCAPGLCENTPGSFHCVCGQGYRAGPRAAECLDVDECHRVPPPCDRGRCENTPGSFLCVCPAGYQAAPHGAGCQDVDECTQSPGLCGRGVCENLSGSFRCVCPAGFRGSACEEDVDECAQEPPPCGPGRCDNTAGSFHCACPAGFRSRGPGAPCQDVDECARSPPPCAYGRCENTEGGFQCVCPTGFQPNAAGSECEDVDECENHLACPGQECANSPGSFQCRACPAGHHLHHGRCTDVDECSSGASCGPHGHCTNTEGSFRCSCEPGYRSPSGRPGPCADVNECLEGDFCFPHGECLNTDGSFACTCAPGYRPGPRGASCLDVDECSEEDLCQSGICTNTDGSFECVCPPGHRAGPDLASCLDVDECRERGPALCGSQRCENSPGSYRCVRDCDPGYHAGPEGTCDDVDECQEYGSAICGAQHCENTPGSYRCTPACDPGYQPTPGGGCQDVDECRNRSFCGAHAVCQNLPGSFQCLCDQGYEGARDGRHCVGTFPGPQPQAPASPGLPARPPPPSPPRRPSPPRQGPAGSGRRECYFDTAAPDACDNILARNVTWQECCCTVGEGWGSGCRIQQCPSTETVEYQSLCPHGRGYLAPSGDLSLRRDVDECQLFRDQVCKSGVCVNTAPGYSCYCSNGYYYHAQRLECVDNDECADEEPACEGGSCVNTVGSYHCTCEPPLVLDGSQRRCVSNESQSLDDNLGVCWQEVGADLVCSRPRLDRQATYTECCCLYGEAWGMDCALCPAQDSDDFEALCNVLRPPAYGPPRPGGFGLPYEYGPDLGPPYQGLPYGPELYPPAVLPYDPYPPPPGPFARREAPYGAPPFDMHDFEDDGGPYSDSEAAAPPGPGSRWRYRSRDTRGSFPEPEESPEGGGYPGTLSEPYEGLEAEECGILDGCAHGRCVRVPEGFTCDCFSGYRLDMTRMACVDINECDEAEAASPLCVNARCVNTDGSFRCICRPGFAPSHQPHHCTPARPRA; encoded by the exons TCTTGCTGCTTGCCGGTGCTGCCCAGGCCAATCGCCCAGGAGAAGTCGCTGCCTCAGAG CCTCCTGCAGGGTCCAGAGCTGCCCTCCCGAAAAGTGTGCAGGCCCTCTACAGTGCCTGACCCCTGTGCCCCTGGTGGTGCCGAGCCCCAGCCCCAACGTGAGGAAGAGGCAGGTGTCCCTCAATTGGCAGCCACTGAC GCTGCAGGAGGCCAGAGCTCTGCTGAGACGAAGGCGGCCTCGGGGGCCAGGGGGCCGGGCACTGCTGAGAAGGAGGCCCCCACAGCGCGCCCCTGCCGGCCAGACCCAGG tcCTGTGTCCCTTGATCTGTCACAACGGCGGTGTATGCGTGAAGCCTGACCGCTGCCTCTGTCCCCCGGACTTCGCTGGCAAGTTCTGCCAGCTGCATTCCTCGGGCGCCCGGCCACCGGCCCCAGCCATGCCGGGCCTCACCCGCTCGGTGTACACCATGCCACTGGCCAACCACCGCGATGACGAGCACg GCGTGGCGTCCATGGTGAGCGTCCACGTGGAGCACCCGCAGGAGGCGTCCGTGGTGGTGCACCAGGTGGAGCGTGTGTCCGGCTCTTGGGAGGAGGCGGACGCCGAGGCAGTGGCAcgggcggaggcggcggcgcgggcggaggcggcggcgccCTACACGGTGCTGGCACAGAGCGCGCCGCGCGAGGACAGCTATTCGGATGCCTCCGGCTTCGGTTACTGCTTTCGGGAGCTGCGCGGAGGCGAA TGTGCGTCCCCGCTGCCCGGGCTCCGGACTCAGGAGGTGTGCTGCAGAGGGGCAGGCTTGGCCTGGGGCGTTCACGACTGTCAGTCATGCTCGGAACACCTGG GGATTTCAGACCGAGTAGGCACCCCAGATGGACCGTGTCCAACTGGCTTTCAAAGGGTTAATGGGTCCTGCCAAG ATGTGGATGAGTGCGCGACCGGTGGGCGCTGCCAACACGGGGAGTGCGCGAACACGCACGGCGGGTACACGTGCGTGTGCCCCGACGGCTTCCTGCACGACTCATCCCGCAGCAGCTGTATCT CCCAGCACGTGATCTCAGAGGCCAAAGGGCCCTGCTTCCGCGTGCTCCGCGACGGTGGCTGCTCGCTGCCCATTCTGCGCAACATCACCAAGCAAATCTGCTGCTGTAGCCGCGTGGGCAAAGCCTGGGGTCGAGGCTGCCAGCTCTGCCcaccctttggctcag AGGGTTTTCGGGAGATCTGTCCTGCTGGCCCTGGCTACCACTACTCGGCCTCTGACCTCCGCTACAACACCAGACCCCTGAGCCAGGAGCCACCCCGAGTGTCCCTGAGCCACCGggctccaccctccacccctagGCCACCCACAG GCTTTCTGCCCACCCGCCGTCCAGAACTCCCACCTGAGCACAGGCCGGGCCCTGAGCTTCCCCTGCCCAGCATCCCTGCCTGGTCTGGTCCTGAGATCCCTGAATCAG GTTCCTCGCCGGGCGTGTGTCAGCGCAATCCCCAGGTCTGTGGCCCGGGACGCTGCATCCCGCGGCCCAGAGGCTACACTTGCGCGTGCGACTCCGGTTTCCGGCTCAGCCCGCAAGGCACACACTGCATCG ACGTGGACGAGTGTCGCCGCGTGCCCCCGCCCTGTGCCCCCGGGCTCTGTGAAAACACGCCAGGCAGCTTCCATTGCGTGTGTGGCCAGGGCTACCGAGCGGGCCCGCGGGCTGCGGAGTGCTTGG ACGTGGACGAGTGCCACCGCGTGCCGCCGCCGTGTGACCGGGGGCGCTGCGAGAACACGCCAGGCAGCTTCCTGTGCGTGTGCCCCGCTGGGTACCAGGCGGCTCCCCACGGTGCCGGCTGCCAGG ATGTGGACGAGTGCACGCAGAGCCCAGGACTTTGTGGCAGAGGGGTCTGTGAGAACCTGTCCGGCTCTTTCCGCTGTGTTTGCCCGGCTGGCTTCCGGGGCTCGGCGTGTGAAGAAGATGTGGATGAGTGTGCCCAAGAGCCACCGCCCTGCGGGCCAGGCCGCTGTGACAACACAGCGGGCTCCTTCCACTGTGCCTGCCCTGCTGGCTTCCGCTCCCGAGGGCCGGGGGCCCCGTGCCAAG ACGTGGATGAGTGTGCCCGTAGCCCACCGCCCTGCGCCTATGGCCGGTGCGAGAACACAGAAGGCGGCTTCCAGTGTGTCTGCCCCACGGGCTTCCAACCCAATGCTGCCGGCTCCGAGTGCGAGG atGTGGATGAGTGTGAGAATCACCTGGCCTGTCCTGGGCAGGAGTGTGCGAACTCACCCGGCTCCTTCCAGTGTAGGGCCTGTCCTGCTGGCCACCACCTGCACCATGGCCGATGCACTG ATGTGGACGAGTGCAGCTCGGGTGCTTCCTGCGGCCCCCATGGCCACTGCACCAACACGGAAGGCTCCTTCCGCTGCAGCTGTGAGCCGGGCTACCGCTCGCCCTCTGGTCGGCCTGGGCCCTGCGCAG ATGTGAACGAGTGCCTAGAGGGCGACTTCTGTTTCCCCCACGGCGAGTGCCTCAACACCGACGGCTCCTTTGCCTGCACTTGCGCCCCCGGCTACCGGCCCGGACCCCGTGGAGCCTCTTGCCTCG ACGTGGACGAGTGCAGCGAGGAGGACCTCTGCCAGAGTGGCATCTGTACCAACACCGACGGCTCCTTCGAGTGCGTCTGTCCTCCCGGACATCGCGCCGGCCCAGACCTCGCCTCCTGCCTGG ACGTGGACGAATGCCGCGAGCGGGGCCCTGCCCTGTGTGGGTCCCAGCGTTGTGAGAATTCCCCGGGTTCCTACCGCTGTGTACGAGACTGTGACCCTGGCTACCACGCAGGCCCTGAGGGCACCTGTGACG ATGTTGATGAGTGCCAAGAATATGGCTCAGCGATTTGTGGAGCCCAGCACTGTGAGAACACTCCTGGCTCCTACCGCTGCACACCAGCCTGTGACCCTGGCTATCAACCCACGCCAGGGGGCGGATGCCAGG ATGTGGACGAATGCCGGAATCGGTCCTTCTGCGGGGCCCACGCCGTATGCCAGAACCTGCCCGGCTCCTTCCAGTGCCTCTGTGACCAGGGATATGAAGGGGCCAGGGACGGGCGTCACTGCGTGG GCACATTCCCTGGCCCACAGCCCCAGGCTCCTGCCAGCCCAGGTCTGCCTGCCCGGCCACCTCCACCATCCCCACCCCGCCGGCCCAGCCCACCCAGGCAGGGCCCTGCAGGCAGTGGGCGCCGGGAGTGCTACTTTGATACGGCAGCCCCGGATGCTTGTGACAACATCCTGGCACGGAATGTGACGTGGCAAGAGTGCTGCTGCACCGTGGGTGAGGGCTGGGGCAGCGGCTGCCGCATCCAGCAGTGCCCCAGCACTGAGACAG TGGAGTACCAGTCACTATGCCCCCATGGCCGGGGCTATCTGGCACCAAGTGGAGACCTGAGCCTCCGGAGGG ACGTGGACGAGTGCCAGCTCTTCCGAGACCAGGTGTGCAAGAGCGGCGTGTGCGTGAACACGGCCCCGGGCTACTCATGTTACTGCAGCAACGGCTACTACTACCATGCCCAGCGACTGGAGTGTGTCG ATAACGACGAGTGCGCGGACGAGGAGCCTGCGTGTGAGGGCGGCAGCTGCGTTAACACCGTGGGTTCTTACCACTGCACCTGCGAGCCCCCGCTGGTGCTGGATGGCTCCCAACGCCGCTGCGTCTCCAACGAGAGCCAGAGCCTCG ATGACAACCTGGGAGTGTGCTGGCAGGAAGTAGGAGCTGACCTCGTGTGTAGTCGCCCTCGGCTGGACCGCCAGGCCACTTACACAGAGTGCTGCTGCCTCTATGGCGAGGCCTGGGGCATGGACTGTGCCCTTTGCCCCGCCCAGGACTCAG ATGACTTTGAGGCCCTGTGTAATGTGCTGCGCCCCCCTGCATACGGTCCCCCGCGGCCAGGTGGCTTTGGACTCCCTTACGAATATGGCCCTGACCTAGGTCCACCCTACCAGGGCCTTCCCTATGGGCCTGAACTGTACCCACCAGCCGTGCTACCCTATgacccctacccacctcctcctGGGCCCTTCGCCCGCCGGGAGGCCCCGTACGGAGCACCACCCTTTGACATGCACGACTTTGAGGATGATGGCGGCCCCTACAGTGACTCTGAGGCTGCCGCGCCACCTGGCCCAGGCAGCCGTTGGCGCTATCGGTCCCGCGACACGCGTGGCTCCTTCCCAGAGCCTGAGGAGTCACCTGAAGGTGGAGGCTATCCTG GCACCCTGTCTGAGCCCTATGAGGGACTGGAAGCGGAGGAGTGCGGGATCTTGGACGGCTGTGCCCACGGCCGCTGCGTGCGTGTCCCTGAGGGCTTCACCTGCGACTGCTTCAGTGGTTACCGCCTGGACATGACCCGCATGGCCTGCGTCG ACATCAATGAGTGTGATGAAGCTGAGGCGGCCTCCCCGCTCTGTGTCAACGCACGCTGTGTCAACACCGATGGCTCCTTCCGCTGTATCTGCCGCCCAGGATTCGCACCCTCGCACCAGCCGCACCACTGCACTCCTGCCAGGCCGCGGGCCTGA